In a single window of the Phycisphaerales bacterium genome:
- a CDS encoding L-lysine 6-transaminase has product MALTPVHSAVLPHEALDVLRRHLRVDGFPIVLDLEGSRGSRIRDAVTGVDYLDFYSYFASYPIGYNHPRLHDPDFHARLLPAAITKPANCDIYSVAYAEFVRALEEVGGLPGMEHFFVIDGGALAVENALKVAFDWKVRRNLAAGRGELGHRIIHFRQCFHGRSGYTLSLTDSHDPRKTMYFPKFDWPRVLNPKINFALAEPERTADVVRREAESLAAIHAALAKYPHDIAAVIIEPIQGEGGDNHFRPEFLRTLRTLCDQHEMLLIFDEVQTGFGITGRMWACEHFGLQPDVLCFGKKMQICGLMAGPRVDEVPDNVFQLGSRISSTWGGSLVDMVRATQLLRIVQEEDLVNHAAESGSYLLERLHELAAQHAAVAGVRGRGLMCAFDLPDGEYRKRVIDACFDRKMLILPCGERTLRFRPVLDVETAELDLGIHILDEVLQALSA; this is encoded by the coding sequence ATGGCCCTAACGCCCGTCCACTCCGCCGTATTGCCCCACGAAGCCCTTGATGTGCTGCGGCGTCACCTCCGCGTGGATGGCTTCCCGATCGTGCTGGATCTCGAAGGGAGCCGCGGCAGCCGCATCCGGGACGCAGTCACGGGCGTCGATTACCTTGATTTCTACTCCTATTTCGCCTCCTACCCGATCGGCTACAACCACCCGCGGCTCCACGACCCCGATTTTCACGCCCGCCTGCTGCCGGCGGCCATCACCAAGCCCGCCAATTGCGACATTTATAGTGTCGCGTATGCCGAGTTTGTACGCGCGCTGGAGGAGGTCGGCGGGCTGCCCGGCATGGAGCACTTCTTCGTGATCGACGGGGGCGCGCTGGCGGTCGAGAACGCATTGAAAGTCGCCTTCGACTGGAAGGTCCGCCGCAATCTGGCCGCCGGTCGGGGGGAACTCGGCCACAGAATCATCCACTTCCGACAGTGTTTCCACGGCCGCAGCGGGTACACGCTTTCGCTGACCGATTCGCATGATCCGCGCAAGACGATGTACTTCCCCAAGTTCGATTGGCCCCGCGTGCTCAATCCGAAGATCAATTTCGCCCTCGCCGAGCCGGAACGCACGGCGGATGTGGTGCGCCGGGAAGCCGAGTCCCTGGCCGCGATCCACGCCGCGCTGGCAAAGTATCCGCATGACATTGCGGCCGTCATCATCGAGCCGATCCAGGGCGAAGGCGGAGACAATCATTTCCGCCCGGAATTCCTCCGCACGCTGCGAACCCTTTGTGACCAGCACGAAATGCTGCTGATCTTCGATGAGGTGCAGACAGGGTTCGGCATCACGGGGCGCATGTGGGCTTGTGAGCACTTCGGCCTGCAACCGGATGTGCTGTGCTTCGGGAAGAAGATGCAGATTTGCGGGCTGATGGCCGGGCCCCGGGTGGACGAGGTGCCCGACAACGTCTTCCAGCTCGGCTCGCGCATCAGCTCGACATGGGGCGGCAGTCTCGTGGACATGGTCCGCGCGACGCAACTGCTCCGGATCGTGCAGGAGGAGGATCTTGTCAACCATGCGGCCGAGAGTGGCAGCTATCTGCTGGAACGGCTGCACGAGCTCGCTGCTCAACATGCCGCGGTGGCAGGGGTGCGTGGCCGTGGACTCATGTGCGCGTTTGACCTGCCTGACGGCGAGTATCGGAAGCGGGTCATCGACGCGTGCTTCGATCGCAAGATGCTGATTCTGCCATGCGGTGAGCGCACGCTGCGTTTCCGTCCGGTGCTCGATGTCGAGACCGCCGAGCTCGATCTCGGGATTCACATCCTCGATGAGGTGCTCCAAGCGCTATCCGCCTGA
- a CDS encoding trypsin-like peptidase domain-containing protein, translated as MTRPNSRLPLTWWAAAALLVAAIFTGDRIVSRLAYAVERGRIQASSEDLAKLHAELPEVHAVSRAFKLVSNVARPAVVHIAVSGSRATAMNSSQRDARFRYYAELLDTQQRANGAELAPREQIYAWLKEGTDRESNEALDQLLIDALTPRQLQELNDLWEQDDVEQLPPTFRRWFRSPASGSGVVIDAAGYILTNHHVIDGRSEIRVLLWDDREYPAELVGSDEKTDLAVIRIAAEDLHALSFGNSDELEVGDWVLAVGSPFGLQQTVTHGIVSAVGRTRRSMIDIEYQEFIQTDAAINPGNSGGPLLNLRGEVVGINTAIATRGDGVNAGIAFTIPSNRARRIAEQLKNSGQVRRGYLGIVPVPVARADADVFGLTQVRGVIVDRVMRDAPAGAAGLQPDDVILAIDNIPVTGLERFRTLVADLTPGERARFRLLREGQELELTVEMGLQPADLTAGRFNARESGRRVDELGVWARTFRPSLRELYGIGHSDKARGVVVWGLDANGARSSAIEQFDLITECNGQPVRTVGELQEILAAVPRNKEIELVIEEGVGDRKIVVIRGDRR; from the coding sequence ATGACCCGACCGAATTCGCGGCTGCCGCTGACCTGGTGGGCGGCGGCGGCCCTGCTCGTGGCCGCGATCTTCACCGGCGATCGGATCGTTTCGCGGCTGGCGTACGCCGTCGAGCGCGGGCGCATCCAGGCCAGCAGTGAAGACCTCGCCAAGCTGCACGCGGAGTTGCCGGAGGTGCACGCCGTATCGCGGGCGTTCAAGCTGGTGTCCAATGTCGCCCGACCGGCCGTGGTGCATATCGCCGTCAGCGGCAGTCGGGCCACCGCCATGAACAGCAGCCAGCGCGACGCGCGCTTCCGCTACTACGCCGAACTGCTGGACACGCAGCAACGCGCCAACGGCGCCGAGCTTGCACCGCGTGAGCAGATCTACGCGTGGCTGAAGGAAGGCACCGATCGCGAAAGTAACGAGGCCCTGGACCAGTTGCTCATCGATGCCCTGACACCGCGCCAGCTTCAGGAGCTCAACGACCTGTGGGAGCAGGACGATGTCGAGCAGCTTCCGCCCACATTTCGTCGCTGGTTCCGCTCACCGGCGTCCGGCAGCGGTGTCGTCATTGATGCAGCCGGTTACATTCTCACCAACCACCACGTCATCGACGGCCGCTCCGAAATCCGCGTGCTGTTGTGGGATGATCGTGAATACCCCGCGGAACTGGTCGGCTCGGACGAAAAGACCGATCTCGCCGTCATCCGTATCGCGGCGGAAGATCTGCACGCGCTCAGTTTCGGCAATTCCGACGAGCTCGAAGTGGGCGACTGGGTGCTGGCCGTCGGCTCGCCGTTCGGCCTGCAGCAAACCGTCACCCACGGCATTGTCAGCGCCGTCGGCCGTACGCGCCGCAGCATGATCGACATCGAATACCAGGAGTTCATCCAGACCGACGCCGCCATCAACCCCGGAAACTCCGGCGGGCCCCTGCTCAACCTGCGCGGCGAGGTCGTCGGCATCAATACCGCGATCGCCACACGCGGTGACGGTGTCAACGCCGGCATCGCGTTCACGATCCCGTCGAACCGCGCGCGCCGCATCGCCGAGCAACTCAAGAACTCCGGCCAAGTCCGCCGTGGCTATCTCGGGATCGTGCCGGTGCCCGTGGCCCGTGCCGACGCGGACGTCTTCGGCCTGACACAGGTACGCGGCGTGATCGTCGATCGCGTGATGCGCGACGCTCCGGCCGGCGCGGCGGGCCTCCAGCCCGACGATGTGATCCTCGCCATTGATAACATCCCCGTGACGGGACTCGAGCGCTTCCGCACACTCGTCGCCGACCTGACGCCGGGGGAGCGCGCGCGCTTCCGCTTGTTGCGCGAGGGACAGGAACTCGAGCTGACGGTCGAGATGGGGCTGCAACCCGCCGACCTCACCGCCGGGCGTTTCAACGCGCGCGAGAGCGGCCGTCGCGTGGATGAACTCGGCGTTTGGGCCCGCACGTTCCGGCCGAGTTTGCGTGAGTTGTACGGTATCGGCCACTCGGACAAAGCCCGCGGTGTTGTGGTCTGGGGACTCGACGCGAACGGCGCCCGCTCGAGTGCAATCGAGCAGTTCGACCTCATCACGGAGTGCAATGGCCAGCCGGTCCGCACCGTGGGCGAGTTGCAGGAAATCCTCGCGGCGGTGCCCCGCA